A genomic region of Oncorhynchus mykiss isolate Arlee chromosome 2, USDA_OmykA_1.1, whole genome shotgun sequence contains the following coding sequences:
- the LOC110534917 gene encoding tektin-2-like — protein MATTSRKPGQRYWVTDWETNNKLLTDTAEHQRHHSQQTRQEGRALRHQTACKTRWDESDSRDRLVDRINEVTEQKDRLQFCVQAMEREIKALTQVKEETERALAETAMPLEVVVECLTQREGRRGSELVSDPLEGQLKREAQMIDTMQQELQQHISKAFEQLCCLKEAHQQLTFDLSNKTEALDVDLSCLSLTDRSPDISFKPDPTHVPISASTHQEWEQFTHYNVTRAEEEMQASLQLRETMTSTRIQVQNDLEGQWVTTGFNLRKRAHQLQQACSRLHWQHTATREEITELLRDIHHLEQDLLATECPLKLVHTRLENRNSRPGVDLCRDQVHSGLVEEAKQLGATIEVLQQNLAKSRHSLQSLEEQQACMGEDLSRKQEALELEQRSDHIRQHLEVLSEAETVKIIPGVTVPIPGFTREMF, from the exons ATGGCCACTACGAGTAGGAAGCCCGGTCAGCGTTACTGGGTGACAGACTGGGAGACCAATAACAAGCTACTCACGGACACCGCCGAGCATCAACGCCACCATTCACAGCAGACAAGGCAGGAGGGGCGGGCCCTGAGGCACCAGACAGCCTGTaag ACACGCTGGGATGAGAGTGACAGCCGAGACAGGCTGGTTGACAGGATCAATGAGGTCACTGAGCAGAAGGACAGACTGCAGTTCTGCGTACaggcaatggagagagagatcaaagcTCTGACACAG gtgaaggaagagacagagagggcccTGGCAGAAACGGCCATGCCCCTGGAAGTGGTAGTGGAGTGTCTGACCCAGAGAGAGGGCCGGCGGGGTAGCGAGCTGGTCAGTGACCCTCTGGAGGGCCAGCTGAAGAGGGAGGCACAGATGATTGACACCATGCAGCAAGAGCTGCAGCAGCACATCAGCAAGGCCTTCGAGCAGCTCTG CTGTCTCAAGGAAGCCCACCAAcagctgacctttgacctatcCAACAAGACTGAAGCCCTGGATGTGGACCTATCATGCCTGTCACTCACAGACAGGTCACCTGACATATCTTTCAAGCCTGACCCCACCCACGTACCCATTAG TGCCTCCACACACCAAGAGTGGGAGCAGTTCACCCACTACAACGTGACCCGGGCTGAGGAGGAGATGCAGGCTTCCCTACAGCTGAGGGAGACGATGACCTCTACAAGGATACAGGT CCAGAATGACCTGGAGGGGCAGTGGGTCACCACTGGGTTCAACCTGCGCAAGAGGGCCCACCAGCTCCAGCAGGCCTGTAGTCGGCTGCACTGGCAGCACACGGCT ACCAGAGAGGAGATCACAGAGCTGTTGAGGGACATCCATCATCTTGAGCAGGATCTGCTGGCTACAGAGTGTCCCCTGAAGCTGGTCCATACCAGGCTGGAGAACAGGAACTCGAGGCCCGGAGTGGACCTCTGCAGAGACCAG GTGCATTCTGGACTGGTGGAAGAGGCTAAGCAGTTGGGAGCCACCATAGAAGTGTTACAGCAGAATCTAGCCAAGTCTAG GCACTCTCTGCAGTCCCTAGAGGAGCAACAGGCCTGTATGGGTGAGGATCTGTCCAGGAAGCAGGAGGCCCTGGAGCTGGAGCAGCGTAGCGACCACATCCGCCAGCACCTGGAGGTCCTGTCTGAGGCCGAGACAGTCAAGATCATCCCTGGAGTCACTGTCCCCATCCCCGGCTTCACCAGAGAGATGTTCTGA